The Phycisphaeraceae bacterium genome segment CGAAACACCCAAGGTCGATCGCACCGACCGCTCCCTCACGGTCGCGGCTCACTCACACCACTACGACGGCGATCTCACCTTCTTCCCTGCTCGATACGCGCGAACGTATCAGCAGTGGCACGCCGGGCTGCGCGACTGGTGCATCTCGCGCCAACTCTGGTGGGGGCATCGGATTCCGGTGTGGCGAAAAACGGTTGATAGGCAGTACAACAGAGCGCACGCGTCCGGTGGTGAGTGGGACAGTTGGACAGAGGATTACGCACAAGAGGGGCTGAGAGCAGACCTCGCCGGACGAATCACGTTTCAGGTGAACCTGCACGCAGATGGCACGTCGGATCGGTTCGTCTGTGTCGCTCCAGGCAATCAAGAGATCGAGCGAGAGCTTGAGTCCTGCGGTTTCACGCAAGACCCCGACGTTCTCGACACCTGGTTCTCCTCCGGTCTCTGGCCCCTCTCCACGATGGGCTGGCCGGAACCCGATGCGTGGCCGAAGGACATCCCCGAGGGATCGGCCCTGCTCGACGCCTTCAACCCCTCTTCCGTCCTCTGCACCGCCCGCGAGATCATCACCCTGTGGGTCAGCCGCATGGTGATGTTCAACCGCTACCTGACCGCCGACGACCCGGACCCATCCCGGCAGTCGCGCCTGCCCTTCCGCCACGTGTACATCCACCCCATGATCCAGGATGGCCACGGGCAGAAGATGTCCAAGTCACTCGGCAACGGCGTCGATCCGCGTGACATCATCCACTCGCACGGCGCGGATGCGCTGCGCTTCACACTTGCGCAGCTCGCCACCGCCACGCAGGACGTGCGCATGGGGGTGGACACCGTGTGCCCGCACGAGGGGTGCGGCGAGACGTTCCAGCCCAGGGAGATCACCACCTCGGCCGGGCACGTGGTCGCCGCGCCGGAGCAGACCTGCCCCAAATGCAAGCGCGGCATGGTGACGGTGTACGGCGCTGTGTCCGGCGCCGCCAAGCCCACTGCCGACAAGCCGCTGGCGCGGAACAGTTCCAGCCGCTTCGATCTGGGGCGCAATTTCGCCAACAAACTGTGGAACGCGGTGCGATTCGCGCTGAGCAGTCTGGAACCTTCGCCCGCCGAGAGAGGGCCGGGTGAGGGTTCGACATCTGTCGCGGCGGGATCGCCCTCACCCCCGGCCCCTCACCCGCAGGGAGAGAGGAGTCTGGCCCTCGCCGACCGGTGGATCATCTCGCGCCTTCACCGCACGCTGCACAAGGTGGAGGACGGGTTGGCCGAGTATCAGTTCAACACCTACGCCGAGGCGATGTACGACCTGGTGCGGCGGGATTTCTGCGACTGGTACCTCGAGGCCATCAAGCCCACCGTACGAACCAGTCCCGCGCAGCAGCAGGTGCTGCGCACGGTGCTCAACGCCATCATGCGCCTGCTGCACCCAATCATGCCCTTCATCACCGAGACGCTGTGGCCCCACGTGCGGGCCACCGGCGCGGCGGGTCTGCCGGGAGTCGTGCTGGAAGAATCCGATCTGCTGGCCACCGCGCCATGGCCGGACGTGGCCTGCTCGGTGGAGGACGATGAGGCGGTCACGCTGTTCGAGCGGCTTCGCGGGCTGGTGGAGGCCATTCGCACGCTGCGCGGCGAGCACAAGGTCCACGATCGCAAGCGGATCTCGCTGTACGTCTCGGATTCCATCCACGCGCTCATCGAGCAGGGCGGCGAGATGGTTTCCACGCTGGCGGGCATCGAGACCATCCGTCCGCTGAAGGACAAGCCAGCCGACGCCGTACCGCTGGTCTACGAGGGGGCCGATCTGGCACTGGCTGGCCTGGCGGACGAGGTGGACCGGGCGGCCCATCGTGTGCGGCTTCAGCAGGAGATCGAGGCCCTGGTGAAACGCATCGCGGGACATGAGGGCCGGCTGTCCAACGAAGGTTATCTGAACAAGGCCCCGGCGGAGAAAGTCCGGCAGACGCGGGATGAACTGGGGCTTTTCCGCGAGGAGCTGGCCCGGAAGCAGGACGCCCTCAAGTCGCTGGCCGATGGTGGATGAGGTATCCTGATGGTCGTGTGGGGATGATCGGGCGCCGCCAGCGGCGCCCGCGGGAGCCGTGACATCACCACGCCGCGATTCAACCTGATCCTCGTGCTCGCCCTGTTGGTGCTGGGCGGCTGCGCGGCGACCAACACCGGGCGCCCCCCGGGCGGTCCCGGCATCGTTGCAGGCGCCGACCCGGACGCCGCGCCATCCACGTCCGGCCCGGGCGGACCGGCGCCGGAGCCCTCCACCGACTTCGAGTCCACGCGCGAGCCATGGGATTTCAACGGCACGGCCGGTTGGGTTCTCGGCTCCGCCAATTACCGTCTTCACACCACGGGGCGCAAGTCGTGGATGCACGAATACGCCCTGCGCTTCGCGGAGCAGGCGCTGGCCCACTACCGCACCGCCATCGCCGACCTGCCCGCCCCGAGCCG includes the following:
- a CDS encoding class I tRNA ligase family protein, translated to MMKATLEKSYTPATYESAAWAKWNAARAFHADPRRTTEGGQPPYCVLIPPPNVTAALHLGHALNNTLQDILVRYHRMRGFNTLWMPGTDHAGIATQAVVEKRLLQEGKRRTDFTREEFIALVQQWKDEYEATITEQLKAMGCSCDFERQRFTMDDVCATAVREAFFRLFKDGLIYRGKRLVNWDPVTQTALADDEVEMEEVQGFMYFLRYPLVHPSQNPDDPKDCQEVTWNELAARGYPGADARGGEQPAWVTVATTRPETYLGDTAVAVNPKDPRAASLRGLCVQLPLVGRVIPVIEDDYVVRPVEFGGDPADAKAAIATGFLKVTPAHDPNDEQIGLRHNLRVINVLAPDASISDKHGWTDIGDAGLFIGLSREAAREKVVREFEARGLLEAKKPYTHSVGHSYRSHVPIEPYLSDQWYVKVTDDRLVGEAQRAVADHQFDGVKPVRSKASRDREGADSEASPDRKEAVAGRAEPHCFLITFTTYGSWLHGDTRGSVDRKHNAPGTEVLVGDETRERMEFERLRQAPMKLSVEERRVVQQAIADVCRHRGWRLIALNVRSNHVHVVVVMDGTPERAMIEFKAYATRRLREAGLIEGDRRVWTRHGSTRHINTDATYQRAVEYVLHEQGEVLDPPPIDGTEPLPHGRGSLRIARSPDPGGRADVETPKVDRTDRSLTVAAHSHHYDGDLTFFPARYARTYQQWHAGLRDWCISRQLWWGHRIPVWRKTVDRQYNRAHASGGEWDSWTEDYAQEGLRADLAGRITFQVNLHADGTSDRFVCVAPGNQEIERELESCGFTQDPDVLDTWFSSGLWPLSTMGWPEPDAWPKDIPEGSALLDAFNPSSVLCTAREIITLWVSRMVMFNRYLTADDPDPSRQSRLPFRHVYIHPMIQDGHGQKMSKSLGNGVDPRDIIHSHGADALRFTLAQLATATQDVRMGVDTVCPHEGCGETFQPREITTSAGHVVAAPEQTCPKCKRGMVTVYGAVSGAAKPTADKPLARNSSSRFDLGRNFANKLWNAVRFALSSLEPSPAERGPGEGSTSVAAGSPSPPAPHPQGERSLALADRWIISRLHRTLHKVEDGLAEYQFNTYAEAMYDLVRRDFCDWYLEAIKPTVRTSPAQQQVLRTVLNAIMRLLHPIMPFITETLWPHVRATGAAGLPGVVLEESDLLATAPWPDVACSVEDDEAVTLFERLRGLVEAIRTLRGEHKVHDRKRISLYVSDSIHALIEQGGEMVSTLAGIETIRPLKDKPADAVPLVYEGADLALAGLADEVDRAAHRVRLQQEIEALVKRIAGHEGRLSNEGYLNKAPAEKVRQTRDELGLFREELARKQDALKSLADGG